One window of the Candidatus Ancaeobacter aquaticus genome contains the following:
- a CDS encoding DUF1016 N-terminal domain-containing protein — MSFEMTMNKEYKSWILDIKQRVRSAQIKAVLKVNTELINLYWALGCEIVAKQANFKWGEGFLFRLSKDLMAEFPEIKGFLERNLKYTRQWYLFYNQGNAIGQQAVAQIIQIPWGTI, encoded by the coding sequence TACAAATCATGGATTTTGGATATAAAACAAAGAGTGCGCTCTGCCCAGATTAAAGCTGTGCTTAAGGTGAATACCGAACTTATTAATCTGTATTGGGCGCTGGGATGTGAAATCGTAGCCAAGCAGGCTAATTTTAAATGGGGAGAAGGGTTCCTTTTTCGGTTAAGTAAGGATTTAATGGCGGAATTTCCTGAAATAAAGGGGTTTTTAGAGCGTAATTTGAAATATACCAGACAATGGTATTTGTTTTATAATCAAGGAAATGCAATTGGGCAACAAGCTGTTGCCCAAATCATCCAAATTCCGTGGGGCACAATATAG